The Pungitius pungitius chromosome 10, fPunPun2.1, whole genome shotgun sequence DNA window GCTGATGAAATCTTTTCTTCACCGTTCGGCCCGATGAGGTGACTGTGACTTGTGAAGTTGGCTGCAGTAGCCGAAACATTCAATTTTATGAGCACAGCCAAATGGTGCACATGTGATACATTTTACGGTTGCGGTAAACCAAGTATGACACAACGACAGCTCAGAGTTCCCTACTCACGTTGTTGTGTCGATGGATTTTCATAGAGAAATCCTGAACCACCTCTGAAGATGAGCCATTGTTCAGTTCACTAATGATTTTCAGGACACTtgggggaacaaaaaaaacacaaaatttaGAACATGTCAAGTTTACAATATGAGAAAACATGCATCATACAGTGTAAGCTTGTACAGGGAGGGTTATTTTTGCTTATAGTTGCAGAGGCAAAACTACCAAAACACATTTCACCACCATCTTCCTTTTGTCAAGTAGATGTTGACTAGCACTCACTTTATTGTTGCAGGTCCAACATGAAGGATTCTTCCTGAGTCATCAGGGTGGAAGAATATCCCATCGCTCTCCAGAGAGCAGCAGTTCATGTTCTGTATTCCATTTGATGCCTAATAACACGCAGAAAAATCACAATGTCTAGGGAACGGATTAAATGAACGGCAAACTGCACAAAGCACCATAATCATACGACTATTACTGGGTTTCCTCGTACagttccagaaaaaaaagaaaatctaaaatcTTTATTTCCCTTTATTTGAATCTACAAAACAAGTTTTTCTGTGTTACTGTATTCGTTTACTTCAGTCTGCACATCAACCACCTGTGTAAACAGCACAGTGTAAAACCCTCGACTTATCATCTCAGAGCTGCTGCACTCAAACTCTGTTGTTTAAGAACAGCTTAAGAAGGTGCTTGTGATAAGTGTTATACCTTATAGAGCTTTGAGAAGCATACTAGCGCCATTTGAGACATGGACAAATGTCCACAACATTATcagttgaaaagaaaaaggtttctggAAAGTATGTATGCAtggtattatttttttaaatgccaccaATGTATTTCTGTTGCACACCAAAAGCTGCAATATTTCATTCTAGTATTTGAGGCAGACCACGTTGCTTAAGGCAATAAAACCTATGGTTCGttgtgttttgtaaactgtgGCTGCTTAAATGTGACTGGATGTTTTTGCCACACAGCCAATCATTCAGCCCTAGTGGCTTTTGCCTCTAGTAAGGAATATAAATGTAAACAGCGTCAAGGTCACACTGAGAGGAGGTGCCTGTAAAGCACATGCAGAACGGATCACAATGGGTTTCTGGGTCGTTCCTGTGCTGTTCAGCATCAGAGTACAAAGACTGTCACAAGCATCTGTGGCCCTTCTTACCCTGGCAGTTTCAATTGCTCTAGCCCTTTTGGTGGTCTATTGCACAACAAGAATTGGAAAATGTATCCATCACAAGCGTATGCTACATGTACTCACAtgacaaaaatatttgaaacagCATGTCAAAGTGGATGGTTGAAGATGATCTTTTTTAAACTTACTACAGTGCTGTCCTTGAGGGAACAGATGTGGTGAGTGCCCTTGTGATTTTTATGTGGTGGTGTGTAGATGTAGTGCCACGGGTAGCCTCCCATCTGGACACTGTTATTAGCACATGATACCTCAAAAAGCACTGGAGGCCAATCTGCGCATTGAGACATAACAATTAGAAAAAGACTGTATTTCGGTTTACGGTGGCCAAACAGATCCAACAAAAtcttcaacacaaaaacacaaccggTCCCGACTTCAAAATGGACTCACCGGTGATCTGTATGTTTACTGGGATACCAAACGGAACATCTCCCACAGTTTTGCCACCAAGAAGTGAGCTCTGCTTTCCAAGTGTCAGCGTCTCCTTTAAGTACTGAAAGATTCACGTGTATTTCATTTTCCCAAATATATTActaatgtaatatttaaaaatctgattaaataaaacattctgaAAGCTCAACAATGTGCAGGAAACCCTTTAAAATACCCACCCTTTGAACAATGTGCTCAAAGCTGTACAGCTTCACTGACTTGTTGGTGTAAGACACCACGAGGACACCTTGGGACAGAACAACATCAGTAACGCCATTTCCAAATACCTGAAAGAATaagatttactttttttagCGTTTATTGTCATTTTACAGAACTTGCAAATGTACAATAGTACATCACTCCCTCTggtataaaaacaacaaaccacaaaTCTGCCTACCTTTTTGTTGATCTCCAAAATGCCAACAATTTGTAAGGGAAAGACATTGAAGATGGCCAAGTGCATCACAGTCTCCTGAGTGACACCTGCCTGAGAATCAAAAGAAGTCTTAGAAAGATACATTTCCATCTTTCCTACATTAGAGATCTCTCCCTAGATGTATCATGCAAGTAAAAGCAAAACGTTAAGCATTTCTTGAATATAATATCATTATTTCGGGGTTTTGGTCACTGATCATTAGAAgatgtatatacacacaagaATATTTTCTTAGATCCATGCAATGTGCCAAAAATCAATTTCCATTAAGATCCTCAGATTTATGAGCCTCAGTGAGACCCTCACACTCTTCtataaagaataaagaacaaAACCTGGAGTAGAACACACAATAACTTGCCTGTCGAGCTAAAGAGGTTGCTTTGTTTTGAACAGATTTAACATAAAACATCTCCTGAGAGACATCCCAGCCAAGATACCTACCAAAACACAAAGTATTACAAatttaaagatttgtttttaaacGGGAACTACACCTGAAAAAGGCTACATTCATGTAACTTCACTATAGAAATGAAGAACTCAGGGCCTTGACAATACCTGAACTTATGTTTTGAGGACAAGTAaactctctgcagctcctctcctGTTTCAGCTGATAGGCGATACAGCCAGTTGTCGGCGGTCAAAGCCAAGAGGCTGGGTTTTTGATCAGAGGGGGATGCTAATGTCCTGTCCTGTTGACAAGACAaattaaatatcaaaatatcaatCTGAACCAGGAATGTTAAAATCTGGtcacgaaaaaaaacaaaatgcttcaGTTATAGTTACAAGTGGGCTCTGACACAGCAACGCATCTTCAAATTTCTCCAATTTAGATCTCCTGGGCAGTTTGTATAGAACTTGAGGCTCTGCATGAACACTGAAACCAGAAGAATGAATCTGTCATTGTGTGTCAGAGTACAAACATTATTTCGTTGTCCGATAAAATATTACACTAGAACACAATGAACATAAACATCATGACAATATTCAGTCATTTCTCCAATGCTCTAACAACACAACTCAAGTTAAATATCCACACTCACCAGCTGTAGCAGTTCTGATAATTTTCAAAGTAGATTTTACCATTCTCATACATCATTGTGGATTTTGAGCTCTTGTTCCATACTTTAACGAAATCCCTGTTGTCCTACAAAGATGACATAATATTAAAGCATCATTTGAAACCAGATAGCTACAGTTCACAGTTTGAAGCATTCTTTTCTCACTACCTGTAGTAGGATGCCTCGAAGGACCTTCACGTTGTGTCTGATCAGAGACCCGGCATCCCCGATCCCTCTACTCCTCCGGATCAACAGCTCCGCGGCGTTCACGGCTCTGTCACCGCGGTACGGCGCCATCAGCGGGAGGCACTTGCGTCCACAGGAGGGCTGTGCGGTACCATGACAGGAGGCGACAGCCCGagctgactcccccccccctaaaaaaacagcacagcgAGGGGAGGGCGAAACGGTCTGAGACGGCGGCACCGTTTAAACTTCCCCACCGTGGAGCCTCCTCCCGTGGCTTTGCTGTTAGCTAGCGAGCTAACACGGAAAAGGTAACGGCTAACGCTAACTGAAGTTAGCACTGTTGAGCTCGAGCACTTGTTAACTTCGTTCAAAAGTCGTACTTGCTTTGTGATAAATGACTTTGCGTTAGTTGAACAGTGGAGGTGCTCGGGGATGAACTAAATAATTTATGTCAGCATTTAAAAGTTGGATAAACCGTCCTtcgcctcccctcctccatgtTTGTAGTCTTTCTCAAAGACTTCTTCAGGTTCAGGAATTACGGCAGGCGTAATCTACCCCTGGTTCATTAGCGCCCTCCTCGCGACAGTGgttaccttcttcttcttcttcttctgtggagtTTTCATTGGTTATTTTGACCATGGATCCCCTTTCTATTACCACAATAGACTTTGATTTCCCGCCCATCAATACTTAGTTTTAATTTACCTTAAGTAGCTTTAACAGTCAAAATGATATCATTtcaaaatttaatttaataactgCATTATTTTTGCGGTATATTTCAGTTCTATAGTACGCTGATTTACAACGATTTGAGTAAAACTTTGCTTcccattttaaattaaatgtatagatttttatatttatagagACTTCATATGTATGAGTCTTATTAGCTTTGGTTGCACTCTGAAAGCATTGTAAAATATGTTActcttcttttgttttacaGAATAAATGCATAAACTGCTGAGTTTCTCTGTGGCCAAGTCGGCTAAAGTTCTCGGCAGATTATCGTCAAGACTTCACAGTACAAGAGGAAGACCTTCAGCTCCACTTGGTTCAAGGATTCTGACCAAAAATGATGACATCTTTAAGTACAACATGTGGTCAGTGATGTACTGCAGTCATTCTTAAATCTGTCCCCTATCTGTTAGTGCCTTTTAATGAGCGTAGTGCGGTTACAGAATAAGTGTGCTTACTGTTAACACCACCAGAGGTTTAGGGTTACAGCTTAGAGCTTTCTAATGAACCTGCAAAAGGTAACAGTGCGTTTGTATATATTACCGTGTTATATTCTTCTGTTCTGTTTGATGCTATTTGTGAGTTTCTATTGTTGAGCAAATGTAACAATAACAGCATttgcaatgttttatttattagggATCACGTGCAATGgactgaagaggaagaagaaaacgcGAGGCAGAAGGCAAAAGAAAATTCCTCCACACAAATTCCTTTAAAGGAACAAGGCAAGAATGTATTTCTGCAAAAGTATGTTTTCAActtgtatttgtcttttatttaactcatgtaaaaaaaattaaatatcttCCCCACACAGGTAAATTTGACACAGAGGCTTGCGAATACTGGGACAAGTTTTACAAGATGCACCAGGAGAAGTTCTTTAAAGATCGCAAGTGGCTATTTTTAGAGTTCCCAGAGCTGCTTCCTTGTGGTACAAAAGGTCAAAACACAAACGGGCGTCTAGGTGCTCAGCAGGCGTCACACCCACGACCCACTGGATCcaccacagacacaaagaccAGACACCAGCAACCCAACGGATCCACTCACCATCACAGAAATACTGACCCCCCCAATCATCAGGGGGCAGCACCAGAAAGAAATGAAGCTCCCATACAAACTCATACTTTCCCTGGCCAGCAATCATCTTTCAGGATCTTGGAGGTTTTAAAAATTGACATTGATTTGAATTCTGCTTGttttgagatatatatatatatatatatatatatatatatatatatatatattgctgcATGTTGACCATTACACAGTCGTGGCAAAAATTGGCTCTAAGTTGCTTTACTACAAGCATTCCATAACAGTActtaaacataaatataatcaaatatttattttcttctcaggTCGGATGTGGGGTTGGTAACAGCGTATTTCCCATACTTAGTTCCATAAAGTAAgtgaatattattttatttcctttttcaacATCGTCAATGTGGATCATGTCACTTTTTAGagcaaaatattaaaatgaactaAACTGCAACATAGTTATTACTATTTTATTGTTAGTGCATGTGCCACAATATCCAGCTAAACCTGTAAAATAAACCTGTGGCTCATCATGAATGCTGTATCATATTATTACCGAACTATGCACAAGACAATAGGATGCATACCAAGATGCAGTCAGTATGATGCACATGCCCAATACAAGCTACAAAGATCAAAACCTCTTGGGTCACTAATCCGTGTATTATTACAAAATGCTTTTAACTGTGAAAGGAAAAGAACCATTGTTTTGGTATTGGCCATACAAATTTATTTCAAACATCAGCGTTGAGAAGAGTAAGACATGAGCGTTTCTATGCCAGTTtatgatttgatcatttttaatttaacatgtcatttaacaACACATTAACACCACAAATGCTTTTGTAAATGTACGGGTGAAGTCATGGCTTCCGAGAAAGGGAGGGTGCATTCTCACAGTATTTGTTATCAGTGATGGATTTTTAAATGGGCTGTTCTGCTTCACAGAGAAAGTGACGCATATTTGTACTGTTGTGACTTCTCCCCATGTGCCATTCAGCTGGTCAAGGTAAGCTTTGCTCATTTTAAGGGAAATTTATTTAAGCAGATTAatactatatttatatatatacgaTTTGTATTATTGTGTCACACATTGGCTACACTTCATGTGGAATAACTCAGAGTAGCTACATCTGAATTAATTAAtatgtgttaaaaaataaacttaataTGTTAAGAGGAAGATCTACAAAGAATCCAAAGTGATGCATCTAATGGATTATTTATAGCAGCATTCCTTGTGATACTATTGATATTTTTAACCTGATGTGTTAGTACAAGTGCAAAATGATActgttataattataatatgtCTTACATGCAGCTGCTTACAGAAGGAGATCAAAGTTTTAATATAATATGTAACTCCATTTTACGTGCAATATTTAGTGGCAAAGAATTAAGGGGAATTAGCACCAACTAAACAATAATGTGGTctgttaatattattattattgttctaAAAAGGGTTGCATTACAAACCCTGGACAGTTGTCAAAATCTTTATGAGCTACCATTTGCATGTCTACCTACAGTATTTTTCTCATACAGGACCATCCAGACTACAGTGACTCAATGTGTCACGCCTTCGTCCATGACATTTGTGATGAGATGGCCTCCTTTCCATTCCCTCCTGAGAGCCTGGACGTTATTTTGGCAGTCTTTGTGCTCTCCTCAATTCATCCAGAGAGGTaggagaaaattaaaaaacagggGAGAGAAACTTCTTTCTTGTCAGGCTCCTGTGCTCTTCGTATAACACCACTGCACCCACCATTACATTTCGCTTTGTCTGAACCCTTACGGCCCTCACATAACCTAAATGTAAATCCATAATGTCACTGAGCACAACGTATTAACTGTACAGTACATAGTGGTGACATTTGAGGGATGGCAGGGTCTTTGTTAATTGACATTTCCATGACAGAACGCAAGGGATTGTGAAGCGTCTGTCTACATACCTGAAACATGGAGGGATATTTCTCTTCCGGGATTATGGGAGATATGACTTCTCACAACTCCGGTTTAAGAAAGGTGAGCATCCCAATAGTAACACACATCTGAATTAGCCATTTTATCAACTTAGCCAAGTTTGTTGATATTCATTATACACTTCTGTGGGGAGTGTTTTTGGACAATTTAAT harbors:
- the dcaf17 gene encoding DDB1- and CUL4-associated factor 17, whose amino-acid sequence is MAPYRGDRAVNAAELLIRRSRGIGDAGSLIRHNVKVLRGILLQDNRDFVKVWNKSSKSTMMYENGKIYFENYQNCYSCVHAEPQVLYKLPRRSKLEKFEDALLCQSPLDRTLASPSDQKPSLLALTADNWLYRLSAETGEELQRVYLSSKHKFRYLGWDVSQEMFYVKSVQNKATSLARQASVTQETVMHLAIFNVFPLQIVGILEINKKVFGNGVTDVVLSQGVLVVSYTNKSVKLYSFEHIVQRYLKETLTLGKQSSLLGGKTVGDVPFGIPVNIQITDWPPVLFEVSCANNSVQMGGYPWHYIYTPPHKNHKGTHHICSLKDSTVASNGIQNMNCCSLESDGIFFHPDDSGRILHVGPATINVLKIISELNNGSSSEVVQDFSMKIHRHNNPTSQVTVTSSGRTVKKRFHQLDDDPDQETFRIVEYEDELDLLAVVVTNGEEGEGRAQIRLHDNQSGELLRTVDLVEPWDETFRHELFFDKDTIVHIEQKNTSFCCHVYKLKVAGK
- the mettl8 gene encoding mRNA N(3)-methylcytidine methyltransferase METTL8; protein product: MHKLLSFSVAKSAKVLGRLSSRLHSTRGRPSAPLGSRILTKNDDIFKYNMWDHVQWTEEEEENARQKAKENSSTQIPLKEQGKFDTEACEYWDKFYKMHQEKFFKDRKWLFLEFPELLPCGTKGQNTNGRLGAQQASHPRPTGSTTDTKTRHQQPNGSTHHHRNTDPPNHQGAAPERNEAPIQTHTFPGQQSSFRILEVGCGVGNSVFPILSSIKESDAYLYCCDFSPCAIQLVKDHPDYSDSMCHAFVHDICDEMASFPFPPESLDVILAVFVLSSIHPERTQGIVKRLSTYLKHGGIFLFRDYGRYDFSQLRFKKGRCLSENFYTRGDGTCVYFFTKGEVHDLFSSAGLEEIQNLVDRRLQVNRGKKVAMHRVWMQSKYRKL